The Streptomyces sp. HUAS MG91 sequence TCCAGACCCCGTTCATGTCGGACCTGGTGACCCTCGCCGACCCGACCTCCCCCTACTCCTTCCTCAACTACTTGAAGGAATCGGGGCGGTTGTACTCGTTCTACATCCGCGAGAACTTCTATCCGCTGCGTGTCGAGTACAACGCGTACTGCCGGTGGGCGGCGGCCAAACTCTCCTCGATCCGCTTCAGCACGACGGTGACCGAGGTGCGCTACGAGGACGACGCCGAGCGCTACGTCGTCACCACCGACACCGGCGAGACCTACCGCGCGCGGCGCCTGGTCCTCGGCACCGGCACCCCGCCGTACGTCCCGGAGTCCTGCGCGGAGCTGGGCGGCGACGGCGTCCTGCACAACTCCCGCTACATGCAGCACAAGCAGGCCCTCCAGCGGAAGAAGTCGATCACGCTGGTCGGCAGCGGCCAGTCCGCCGCCGAGATCTACTACGACCTGCTGAGCGAGATCGACGTCCACGGCTACCGGCTGAACTGGGTGACCCGCTCGCCCCGCTTCTTCCCGCTCGAATACACCAAACTGACGCTGGAGATGACGTCCCCGGACTACATCGACTACTTCCACGCGCTGCCGGAGGCCACCCGGTACTCGCTGGAGGAGCGGCAGAAGGGCCTGTTCAAGGGCATCGACGGCGAGCTGATCGACGCCATCTTCGACCTGCTCTACCAGAAGGGCCTCGACGGCCCGGTGCCCACGCGGCTGCTCACCAACTCGGCGCTGCGCACGGCCTCGTACGACGACAACGGCACGTACACCCTCGGCCTGCACCAGGAGGAGCAGGACAAGGCGTACGAGATCGAGACCGAGGGCCTGATCCTCGCCACCGGCTACAAGTACGCGACCCCCGCGTTCCTGGAGCCCGTCAAGGACCGCATCCGGCTCGACGGCCGGGGCCGCTTCGACGTCGC is a genomic window containing:
- a CDS encoding lysine N(6)-hydroxylase/L-ornithine N(5)-oxygenase family protein, yielding MTAPLETYDFIGIGLGPFNLGLACLTEPIAELNGVFLESKPDFEWHSGMFLDGAHLQTPFMSDLVTLADPTSPYSFLNYLKESGRLYSFYIRENFYPLRVEYNAYCRWAAAKLSSIRFSTTVTEVRYEDDAERYVVTTDTGETYRARRLVLGTGTPPYVPESCAELGGDGVLHNSRYMQHKQALQRKKSITLVGSGQSAAEIYYDLLSEIDVHGYRLNWVTRSPRFFPLEYTKLTLEMTSPDYIDYFHALPEATRYSLEERQKGLFKGIDGELIDAIFDLLYQKGLDGPVPTRLLTNSALRTASYDDNGTYTLGLHQEEQDKAYEIETEGLILATGYKYATPAFLEPVKDRIRLDGRGRFDVARNYTIDTAGSGIFLQNAGVHTHSITSPDLGMGAYRNSYIIGELLGTEYYPVEKTIAFQEFAV